In Litorimonas taeanensis, one DNA window encodes the following:
- a CDS encoding PepSY-associated TM helix domain-containing protein, whose translation MPINPQIRIDPKEKGPISLVKRALSAHAALGLAIAAVLYIIVLSGTVSVFKEDIHLIEQRGEPFVTDLTPAAAQSAAIEAMQMEPDSAHLYIHMPTPEQPRAIAQTDNVETYINSKGQMSDRIAHPWSIFLIDLHYYLHLPKSFGMIIVAIFGVFLFAMSITGLLAHPNIFKEAFTFRRSKSEQLKQVDLHNRLSVWTAPFHITNSLTGAMIGLAVLSAAAIAPLKYNGDTGAVFAPVFGAEPEVDMTKAPMANIEKALDYMAANHPDRPPLYVILHDPNTKGQYLQIMAEHKDRLIYAEKYNFDGNGNFIDTVGSADGTLGQQFADSVYRIHFGAFGGLPVKIAFGIFGLCLMFIITAGLKIYFLKRIQKGRAAPRLQGAWQGLVWGAPLLLGMTFLASRFIPVTQSHLAALFWGGLVLFILAGAVKSALEMKDNPQTP comes from the coding sequence ATGCCAATAAATCCACAAATCCGTATTGACCCTAAAGAAAAGGGACCAATCTCTTTGGTTAAACGCGCCCTTAGCGCCCATGCGGCCTTAGGCCTCGCCATTGCAGCTGTCTTATATATTATAGTCCTTTCAGGCACAGTCAGTGTGTTTAAAGAGGATATTCATTTGATTGAGCAACGGGGCGAACCGTTCGTCACCGACCTCACCCCGGCTGCGGCGCAGTCGGCGGCAATTGAGGCGATGCAGATGGAGCCGGACTCCGCTCACCTATACATCCATATGCCGACACCAGAGCAACCGCGTGCGATTGCGCAAACAGATAATGTCGAGACTTACATCAATTCAAAGGGACAAATGTCGGATCGCATCGCTCACCCTTGGTCTATTTTCCTCATTGACCTACATTACTATCTTCACCTGCCAAAATCCTTTGGGATGATTATTGTTGCTATTTTTGGCGTCTTCCTTTTTGCCATGTCTATCACAGGCTTATTGGCACACCCCAACATTTTCAAAGAAGCCTTCACTTTCCGGCGTTCCAAGTCTGAACAGCTGAAACAAGTCGATTTACATAACCGCCTGAGCGTTTGGACGGCCCCTTTTCATATTACAAATTCTCTGACTGGGGCGATGATTGGTCTGGCTGTATTATCGGCTGCCGCTATCGCGCCGCTGAAATATAACGGGGATACTGGCGCTGTTTTTGCCCCTGTCTTCGGCGCCGAACCCGAAGTTGATATGACCAAGGCACCTATGGCGAATATTGAAAAGGCCCTTGATTATATGGCTGCGAACCACCCTGATAGACCGCCCCTATATGTCATTTTGCATGACCCAAACACAAAGGGCCAATATTTACAGATTATGGCTGAACATAAAGACCGGCTCATTTATGCTGAGAAATATAATTTCGACGGCAATGGAAACTTCATTGATACAGTCGGATCTGCGGATGGAACACTAGGACAGCAATTTGCCGATTCCGTATATCGTATTCACTTCGGTGCCTTTGGCGGCCTGCCCGTCAAAATCGCTTTTGGCATTTTTGGACTTTGCCTCATGTTCATCATCACAGCAGGTTTGAAAATCTATTTCTTGAAAAGAATACAAAAAGGCCGAGCCGCACCGCGCTTGCAAGGGGCCTGGCAAGGCTTGGTCTGGGGGGCACCTCTCCTCTTAGGGATGACCTTTCTAGCGTCACGCTTCATCCCAGTCACGCAGTCGCATTTAGCGGCTTTATTTTGGGGAGGACTTGTGCTGTTTATTCTGGCAGGGGCTGTGAAATCCGCCCTTGAGATGAAAGATAACCCGCAAACCCCTTAA
- a CDS encoding ABC-F family ATP-binding cassette domain-containing protein, with the protein MLAINDLDYAVQGRPLFKKATAFIAAGWKVGLIGRNGTGKSTLLRLIREEVEHPTADAAIKLNKNARLGWVAQEVPATDDTIMDVVLAADRERDALMKESETATDPDRLGYIYERLTDMDAWNADTRAAIVLQGLGFSQEDFHRATKEFSGGWRMRAAIAGVLVSEPDVLLLDEPTNYLDLEGAAWLEGYIQRYPHTVIMVSHDREMLNRSVTHTLALEHQQLMLTPGGYDDWMTLAASKRAQLQAQKAKQDAERAHLQAFVDRFKAKASKARQAQSRVKMLEKMQDIAIPISERAVPFNFPEPKGKLAPPMLELENAELGYGEGAKILSGVNLRLDPDDRVAIVGANGQGKTTLVKSIAQRLPLMSGQRKASSSLTIGYFSQDQLDELTAGETVLNHVTQKLPKGTPEHKARGAAAQMGFSHEKVETNVEKLSGGEKVRLLLGLMSIDKPHVLILDEPTSHLDIDSREALIYALNDFPGAVLLITHDVYLAEATADRLWLVNKGKAKRYDGDLRDYKKLVMQADRA; encoded by the coding sequence ATGTTAGCGATTAATGATCTCGATTATGCGGTTCAAGGCCGCCCGCTGTTTAAAAAGGCGACAGCTTTTATTGCGGCTGGCTGGAAGGTCGGCTTGATTGGCCGTAACGGTACAGGGAAATCCACTCTGCTGCGCCTCATCCGCGAAGAAGTGGAACACCCCACCGCCGACGCCGCAATAAAGCTTAATAAAAATGCTCGCCTTGGCTGGGTTGCCCAAGAAGTTCCTGCCACAGACGACACAATAATGGATGTGGTTCTCGCCGCCGACCGCGAGCGCGACGCGCTGATGAAAGAAAGCGAAACAGCCACAGATCCAGATCGTCTTGGCTATATATATGAGCGCTTAACTGATATGGATGCGTGGAACGCTGATACGCGAGCCGCCATCGTCTTACAGGGCCTTGGCTTTAGCCAAGAAGACTTCCACCGCGCAACAAAAGAGTTCTCTGGCGGCTGGCGAATGCGCGCGGCCATTGCAGGGGTATTGGTAAGCGAACCTGACGTCCTCCTTCTTGACGAACCGACCAACTATCTTGACCTAGAAGGCGCCGCTTGGCTTGAAGGCTATATCCAGCGCTATCCCCATACCGTCATTATGGTCAGCCATGACCGCGAAATGCTTAATCGCTCTGTTACTCATACGCTCGCATTAGAGCATCAGCAATTAATGTTGACGCCAGGAGGTTATGACGATTGGATGACCCTTGCGGCCTCAAAACGCGCCCAGCTTCAGGCCCAAAAGGCCAAGCAGGACGCCGAACGGGCCCATTTACAAGCCTTTGTGGATCGCTTCAAAGCGAAAGCGTCTAAAGCGCGTCAGGCGCAATCCCGCGTGAAAATGCTCGAAAAGATGCAAGATATCGCTATTCCGATTTCGGAACGCGCTGTCCCCTTTAATTTTCCAGAGCCCAAAGGCAAATTGGCCCCGCCAATGTTAGAGCTTGAGAACGCTGAGTTAGGTTATGGTGAAGGCGCCAAAATTCTGTCTGGCGTAAATCTTCGCCTTGATCCGGATGACCGTGTCGCCATTGTCGGCGCCAACGGCCAAGGCAAAACAACTTTGGTGAAATCTATTGCGCAGCGCCTCCCGCTTATGAGCGGTCAACGTAAGGCTTCAAGCTCTTTGACAATCGGCTATTTCTCCCAAGACCAGCTCGACGAATTAACGGCCGGTGAAACCGTACTCAACCATGTGACCCAAAAACTGCCCAAAGGCACACCTGAACACAAAGCGCGCGGCGCGGCCGCTCAAATGGGGTTCTCTCACGAAAAAGTAGAAACCAATGTTGAAAAACTTTCTGGTGGAGAGAAGGTTCGCTTACTCTTAGGGCTCATGTCCATTGATAAGCCGCACGTGCTTATTCTTGACGAACCCACCTCGCATTTGGACATCGATAGCCGTGAAGCCCTGATCTATGCCCTCAATGACTTCCCGGGCGCAGTCTTGTTGATTACCCATGATGTTTACCTCGCAGAAGCGACGG